The window CTTCTCTGATTCGTTTTCGTAACTCTATAATGTCTGTTCTCTGTAAAAATGAGTCACATTTCAGCTGCAtacattaaaatgcaaagaaaaacattaacttttattttaacttaagaaAGAAAAGTGTGGTTTGAAGCCTAAATACATTCAACTGAATAGTTTTTACAAATGTTTTGAAGAAACACAGCATAAAGTCTTACTTTCTCCCTTTGTGATCCACTTCAAAGCCATTTCTGGTGTATAAACAACTTCCTCTGTGAGATCACCCACATACGGATTCCTCTGAAACAAGGTTAATGATTGGAAGAGTAGAGAAATAGAAGTCACTTAAAAGTTTGCATCTCAAAAAGAAGGTGCAAACTATTACAGCATTCATTTGTGGAAGGTAAAAGTGGGCAATGGGGACCATTACtctgtaaaaaaaataacaagtaagCCTATGATATTTACAATTTATTTCCTATACCAAAGCACACCAAATTCTAACTTCATCTTATTCTTTTTAGACACTTACACAAAGGTATTACAGCTGTCAATATTTAAAAACGATACATATCCCTTAAAAGATGAGCTCTATGAACACAAGtaagaagacaaaaaacaaatcacagaaacaggagacactttaaaaaatatggaaattaaagGTAAACGTTCATGAACAATAATCTCATTAAGTCAGTCTATTTGTTGAGCCACTCTCTTAACTCTGTTACTCACACTGAAGTCTTCTCGAATTATTAAAGGTTTCATTTTTTGAGTGTCACAGAGTAAGTCTGTAATGGTTTCATTGTATATCTCCATGTAAGACACACGTAAGAGAAATTCCCTATCAGGaaactagaataaaaaatatgtaaaaacgtCAGAGATCATCCAATTACGAAAACCTATTACTGAATGCTTATGTGCtcttattaaacattaaaatattctttgagaagttatctttgtaaaataaacaaaaaacaaaacaaaaaaagcccctATGGTCCTACAtcgagaaaaataaacacaaatataaatgcattgttttggaaataatgaaaatatagtaTTATAGCATTAGAAGAGGAGAGTGCCTAGCCCAACTCTTTAAGCTTAAAATAAAACCCTACCAATAGATGTTCAAATGAGAACCTTAAAAATCATCAGGTTGCCTATCCTGGTCTCCTAACCATATCGACCCTCTCCTGCTCCTTAATGATCACTGGCAGCTATTCAAAGGCAGTGATAAGACTTCTTGTTTCTCAATGCCCACTTTTTAGCAGGCGTATTACTGCTTCAGGATGCaagggaaagaatgaaagaagtttAAGCTCTATAAAGTCAGTTTGTGGGGAAAAGTGAATCTatgctctgcctttcttctttccctgtgGATAACCAAGAGAGAACTGTAAGCATACTTCCTTTCACCATGAGAAGACATTACTACTTTTACCTGTATGTACTAGAAATTTAGCTACTTACCTTCTTAACTTTGTTGAAAATGTCATGAATTGCCCTGGGGATTATTCCTAAATCATCTTTGGAACCGATCATG of the Diceros bicornis minor isolate mBicDic1 unplaced genomic scaffold, mDicBic1.mat.cur scaffold_96_ctg1, whole genome shotgun sequence genome contains:
- the LOC131403927 gene encoding centromere-associated protein E-like, whose translation is FAYGQTASGKTYTMIGSKDDLGIIPRAIHDIFNKVKKFPDREFLLRVSYMEIYNETITDLLCDTQKMKPLIIREDFSRNPYVGDLTEEVVYTPEMALKWITKGEKNRHYRVTKTNQRSSRSHAIFRMILESREKDEPSNCEGSVKVSHLVSVDEP